The Acidobacteriota bacterium sequence GCGGCTGGGCTCAAGGCAAGGCCGATGTGCTCTACGTGGCCGATGCCTTCGAGGTCATGGCGAAGGTCAACGCGCTGCTCGACGCGCGCGCATCGGGCTGACGACACCCCGATCGCCCGGCGATACGGCGCCCGGGCTACATGCTCGGCCCCAGCAGGATGCTGTTCAGGAACAGTTGGTGCGCCCCGCGCAGGAACGTCCTGAACGTGACGTCGTCGGCGAACACCACGACGTGGCCTCGGCCGGCCGGCTCGTGCCACATGAACGGCGCGCCGTCGAGATGCTCGAGCGCCTCATCGAACGCGAAGCCGGCCACGATCGGGCGCTCGCGCTTCAGGCTCGCGACGCGCGCGCCCTTCTTCGTCGGCGTGAAGACGACGTTCGACCGGAAGATCGCGTGGATCGGGCTTTCGATGCCGACGCCCAGCATGTGCTCGGCATCGACGTCGAGACCGACGAAGACGCCCGGCACGACGTCGATGCGCCTCGGCGGGTCCTGCCTCGACTCCTTGGCGTCGGCTGGTGGCGCGGCGAACAGGTCGCGCGCGCTCGTGAGCCCGACGCGCTCACCGCTCGCCCAGGCCGCAGCGCCCTTGATGGCGACGAGCGTCCCGCCGTCGTTCACCCATCGCTTCAGCCGCTCGGCGCCCTCCTCGCCGAACACACGCCCATACCCCGCAGGCTGGCCATCGGGCAGCACGATCACGTCGTAGTCGTGGAGGCGGACGGACGCCAGGTCCTGGGCCTTGACGATGGTGAACGGCACACCGTAGGTCTGCTCGAGCAGGAACCAGATCGCCCCGAACGCGGTGACCGACGTTGGCGGCTCGCTGACGACGATGATCTTCGGCGCCTCGAGGTCGACGACGGTGCGGTCGCCGAGGTCGCGGCCCGCGTCGACCATCGCCGTGTTGGCGGCGACGACGTCCACTTCGTACTCGCGGGCCAGGGCGGCGAGTCGCTCGTGCAGCGTCTCGGGGTTCGTCTCGGTGCGGACGAGTACCGTGCCGGGCGCGAAGCGGCGCCCGTCGAGCGTGAACGCCTCGCGGGCGAGCGACACCTGGTACTCGTCCTTCCACAGGGCGCCGACGAGCCGGATGCCGCCACGTGTGGTCCAGGGGAAGAGGTAGCCGAAGCGCGCCCGTTCCGGTGCCTGCGTGGCTGCCAGCGGCCGGGCGGTGACCCGCTCGAGTACCCCCGGGGGCGCGACGTCGCTCGTCCAGTAGGCCTCGACGCCGTAGGCGAGCGGGAGTGACCACACGTTGATGTCGTAGAAGCCGTACGGCTTCCTCGGGGCCGCCTCGCCCACCGAGTCGTTGTACGCCTTCGCCTTCCGCACCTCGTCGAGGAAGGCCTCGTCCATCGGGGTCTCGGGGTCGAGCAGCGTCCGGAGCAGACGCTTCTGCGGCTGGTTGGCCGGGACCACGAAGACGCCGGGGTCGAACGCGCGCTTCGAGGCCGTGCCGGTCCTGACGTCGGAGCCGGAGGCCGACGAGAAGGCGCCGGTCGCACGGTACACCTCGATGTGATGCTCGCGCAGCAGGTCGACGAGGTCGGCCGTGCGGGCCCGGTCGGCGCCTGGCACGAGCACGAACTGCTTCACCGGCTCGCGCGCCACGTCGGCCATCGCGGACGCCCTGAAGTCGTAGAGCGCCATCAACCGCTCCTCGCGGCGTTCGGCCGTCGTCACGAGCGTGGCCATCGCGCCGGTGAAGTGCCGCAGCACGGCATCGCCGAGCGTGCTGATGCGGCCGTCCGGCAGCCGGTACGCGAGCCCCTTGTTGCCGCCCCCGTCGGTCTCGAACGTCATGCCGGTGGCGCCGTTGAGCGACGGGTAGCTGTCCCAGTAGCCCGGGTAGTGGAGGTCGAAGACCTGTCTGGTGAAGTAGGTCCAGCCGTGGCGGTCGAAGGCCGCCGCGATGTTCCGGCCGTACGCCTCGGCCCAGCGGCGCGACGGCTCGCTCACCTGCGCGTTGATGGGCAGCGCCCAGGGTGGGAAGAAGAAGCGATCCGGGTTGCCGTGGTGGTCGATGAAGACCACCGGGTTCCAGCGGTGCAGCTCGCGGGCGATCGTCCGGCTCTCGACCTGGCTCAGGAAGACGGCATCGCGGTTGAGATCGATCTGATAGTGGTTGTTGTTCGTGTCCATCCGCCAGTCGCCGCGATGCTCCTGCGCGACGGGATCGGGATTGCCCGTGGCCGATGCCCTCATCCACGCCACGTGGCGCGCATGGCTCTCCGGGTTGTGCGACGGGTAGATGATGGTGACGACCTCCTTCAAAACGCGCCGCGTCGTCTCGTCGGTGCCCGACGCGAGGTGGTAGGCCAGCTGGATGCCCGTCTCGACCGCCGCAGACTCGTTCCCGTCGTTGGCGAAGTTCATCCAGGCCACGGCTGGCGTCGACGCCGCGATAGCGCGTGCCGCATCGGCAGTGGTCGTCCGCGGGTCGCGAAGCCGCTCGATCGCCGTCCTGATCTCTTCGAGGCGCTGCACGTTCTCCGGAGCGGTGACCGCCACGAGCAGCAGCTCTCGACGTTCGTTGGTCCGCCCCACGCTGAAGACCTTCACGCGATCGGTCACCGTCTCGAGGCGGCGCATGTAGGCCGTCATCTCGACATGGTCGGTCCAGTACTCGCCCATCTCGTAGCCGAAGACCGATTGCGGCGCGGGCACCTTCGGATCGTGGGTGGCGCCAGGCCACCACTCGCGCGACTGACCCGACAGCGGGCCCTGGAGGAGGACGAACAGGATCAGGCTCGTCAACGACAGCCGCAATCGACGCATGGGACCCCTCGGATGATGGTGAGGACCTCGAGCGCGCGGGGGCTCACACGGGACAGCCGGTCGACGGCCGGCGGCACGCACGAGGAAGGCCGACGGGGGGAGGATAACGCGAAAGACGGAGCACGGGAAGGCCGCCGGACGGGGCGGCCACACGACAGGCCTCGATGACGGCCACTCGGGCGGCGCGGGCGAGCGTCGAAGAGCTCCGCCGTCGCATCGCGTCGAGGCGACGGCGGAGCCCATCGGTGCGGTCAGCTGTTGAGCACCACGATCGCGCGGTCGTTGTTCGACGAGGCGAACACCACGAGGCAGCGGTCCTGGTTGGCCTGCGCCGTCGCGTACAGATGATGCAGGTCGATGCCTTCGGCCGCCAGCTTCTCGGTCAGGCCGCGGAGCATGCCGGGCTTGTGCGCCACCTCGGTGGCGACCACCTCGCCCTCGTGCGGGCTGAAGCCGGCGGCACGCAGCGCGTCGGCGACCCTGACGTTGTCGTCGGTCATCAGGCGGATGATGGCCTGGTCCCCGTGCACCCAGGAGCTCGTGCCGAGGAGGTTCACCCCCTTGTCGGAGATGATCCGCGTGATGCGGTGGAGGCTGCCCACGTCGTTCAGCACCTGGAGCACGACCTCCCGGGCTGGTCTCGCCTTCAGCATGGCTTCGTCCTCCTAACCCGCCAATTGTAGCGCCGCACGGGCCCGGCCGGGTGCGCGGCGTGGGGTATCATTTGGAGCCCACGAGCCAGGCATGTCGCCCGCGGAGCATGCGGTGGGTGCCCGGAGCACGCATGAGCGAGCGCCTCGTCCTGCCCGTCGTTCCCGCACCGCGTCTCTGGGCGAAGCTCATCGATCACGGACAATGCATCGGCTGCCACGCGTGCTCGACCGCGTGCAAGTCCGAGAACGACGTGCCGCTGTCGGTGAACCGCACCTACGTGAAAGCGGTCGAGGTCGGCACGTTCCCGCAGGTGCGCCGCGCGTTCCAGGTGACCCGCTGCAACCAGTGCGAGGACGCGCCGTGTGTCGAGATCTGCCCGACATCCGCGATGTACCGGCGCGACGATGGCATCGTCGACTTCGACAAGCGATCGTGCATCGGGTGCAAGGCGTGCATCGCGGCGTGCCCGTACGACGCCATCTTCATCAACCCCTTCGACGGTGCCGCGGAGAAGTGCAACCTCTGTGCGCACCGCCTCGAGGTAGGCCTCGAACCCGCGTGCGTGGTCGTCTGTCCGACGCAGGCCATCGTGGTCGGCGATCTCAATCACCCGGCGTCGGTCGTGGCGCGCGCGGCGCATCGCGACGTGGTACACGTCCGCCGGCCCGAGAAGGAGACGCGCCCGAAGCTGTTCTACCGGGGCGCGCATCAGGCAACGCTCGATCCGCTCGCCGCCGCACGCCCCGAAGGCGGCCTCTTCATGTGGAGCGAACAGCTCACCGGGGGGCAGCACGTCGTGTCGGGGCACCCGGAGGCGGCAAACCACGCGACGACGGCACGGCTCGCCTACGATGTCCCGCATCGCGCCCCCTGGGACTGGCGCGTGAGCCTGTACACGTGGACGAAGAGCGTGGCCGCAGGCGCGTACCTCGTGCCGGCGCTGCTCGTGCTCGCCGGTCTGCTCGACCCTTCGAGCCCGCTGTGGCGATGGCTCGGGCCGTGTATCGCCGGTGCTGCCCTGGCCGCAACCGGGCTGGTTCTCATCGGTGATCTCGAACAACCGACTCGTTTCTACTTCCTGTTCACGCGGGCACAACGCCGCAGCTGGCTGGTGAAGGGCGCGTGGGTCATCACGGCGTACGGCGCGCTGCTCTCGGCGCACGTGGCGCTCGTGCTCGCGGGGGTGGACCGCCTCGCGCCGCTGATGGCACTCGGGTTGCCTCTGGCGGCGATGACGGCCATCTACACGGCATACCTCTTCGCCCAGGCCAGGGCCCGCGATCTGTGGCAGAGCCCGGTTCTCGCACCGCATCTCGTCGTGCAGGCCGTGCTGGCCGGTGCCGGCACCCTGGCGCTCTGCGGCCTCGTCGGCGGGCACCTCACGGCGGAAGCCCGCGAGGCCCTGCTCTGGACGGTGGCCCTGGCCGGCGCCGGTCACCTGTGGCTCGTCCTCTGCGAGACGACGGTCGGGCATCCGACCTCGCACGCGCGACTCGCGGTGCGCGAGATGCTGTGGGGGCGCCATCACGTGACGTTCTGGACCAGCGTGGCGCTCGTGGCATGGGCCCTCGCCGCCCCCTGGCTGGGCCTGGCGGTGGTGCCGCTGGCGCTCGCGGGCCTGCTCGCCTACGAGCACGCCTACGTGCAGGCGGGCCAGGCGGTGCCGCTCGCGTGAGGGACGGGGACAGGTGGTTGTCAGTCCTGAGCCGACAGTCTGGCTGGCGGCTACAGGCTACAGGCTGGTGGCCTGGTTGGAGACCTCGACGATTGAACGACTGGCCTTCGCTTCACTGCCAGTGAGGTTGCCGATCACGGAGGAGACGGCGATCGTCATCGTGCTGGCCGGTCGCCGCTGGCCGGTCGTCGCAAGCCGAATGTCGGATTGGGGTGAGTCTGTTGTGATCGGCCATTGGTCATTGGTGACGAGATGAGCATCGAGCCCGAGGCGGAACGCACCGCGCGCGAGGCCGCCGCCACGCGCGGGGAGACCTGTAACCCCGATCCGAGCCGGAACGAGCTCGTCGCGTTCCCACCGAAGGCGCGGTGGGACGACTGGCGCGAGCTCGATCCGAAAGCGTGGCCGGAACGCGTCGAGAGGCGCTACGCGCTCGTGCCGACGACCTGCTTCAACTGCGAGTCGGCGTGCGGCCTGCTCGCGTACGTCGACAGGGACACGGGTCAGGTCCGCAAGTTCGAGGGCAACCCGGAGCATCCCGGATCGCGCGGACGCAATTGCGCCAAGGGACCGGCCACCCTCAACCAGACCACCGACCCCGAGCGCATCCTCCACCCGCTCAAGCGCTCCGGCCCGCGAGGCGAGGGGAGGTGGGAACGCGTGAGCTGGGACGAAGCGCTCGACGACATCGCCGCCCGCCTCCGGCGCGCGATCGTGGAAGGGCGCCAGAACGAGGTGATGTACCACGTCGGCCGGCCTGGCGAAGATGGCTTCACCGAGCGCATCCTCGCCGCGTGGGGCGTCGATGGCCACAACTCACATACGAACGTCTGCTCGTCGAGCGGTCGTGCCGGCTATCAGTACTGGATGGGGTTCGATCGCCCCAGCCCCGACCACACCAACGCGGACGTGATCCTGCTCATTTCCTCTCACCTCGAGGCCGGGCACTACTTCAACCCGCACGCGCAACGGGTGATGGAGGCCAGGCAGCGGGGCGCGACGCTGATCGTCTTCGACACGCGGCTCTCCAACACGGCGACGCACGCCGACCACTGGCTCTCGACGTACCCGGGGTCGGAAGCAGCGGTCCTGCTCGCCGTCGCGAACCACGTGATCCAGACCGGCCGGTACGACCGTGAGTTCGTCCGTCGCTGGTGGAACTGGGAGGAGTACCTGGCCATCGAACACCCGGCCGCGGGATCGTCCTTCGAGGACTTCGAGCGGATTCTCCGCGAGCTCTACGCGGAGTACACCTTCGAGTTCGCCTCGAAGGAGTCTGGCGTCGACACGGCCACGATCGCGGCCGTCGCCGATGCCGTGTCGCGCGCCGGCACCCGTCTGTCGACACACACGTGGCGCAGCGCGGCGGCCGGCAACCTCGGGGGGTGGCAGGTTTCGCGGACGCTCTTCCTCCTGAACGCGCTGCTCGGGGCAGTCGCCACCGAGGGCGGCGTCTACCCCAACGGCTGGAACAAGTTCGTCCCGCGGCCGATGCACGTACCGCCTCACCCACGCACGTGGAACGAGCTGACGTGGCCGGCCGAATACCCGCTCGCCATGAACGAGCTGTCGTTCCTCCTGCCGCACTTCCTCGCGGAGGGGCGCGGCCGGCTCGATGTGTACTTCACGCGCGTCTACAACCCCGTCTGGACCAACCCCGACGGGTTCTCCTGGATCGAGGCGCTCACCGACGAGACCAAGGTCGGCCTGCACGTCGCGCTCACGCCGACGTGGAGCGAAACGGCCTTCTTCGCCGACTACGTGCTGCCGATGGGGCTCGCACCGGAGCGCCACGACGTCCACTCGTACGAGACGCACGACGCGCAGTGGATCGGGTTCCGCCAGCCCGTGCTGCGCGCCTGGCGCGAGCGACAGGGCGACGCCGTCGTCGACACGCGCGACGTGAATCCTGGCGACGTGTGGGAGGAGAACGAATTCTGGATCGACCTCACCTGGCGGATCGACCCCAGTGGCGAGCTGGGGATTCGTCGATACGTCGAGTCGCGCGACCGTGCTGGCGAGAAGCTCTCCATCGACGAGTACTACGGGTTCATCTTCGATCACTCCGTCCCCGGGCTGCCGGAGCGTGCGGCCAGTGAGGGCCTGACGCCGCTGCAGTTCATGCGCCGCTACGGCGCGTTCGAGACCGCCCGCCGCATCGGCCCCGTGCACGAGCAGCCCGTTCCATCTGGAGAGCTCGACGACGCGGCCGTCGATCGGTTCGGGCGCGTGTACACCCGGGCGCCACAGGCCGCCCCGCTCAACCTGGTGCCGCAGCCCACCCCCGATCCCGACGCCGAGGACCGGCGGCCCGTCGGCGTCAACGTCGACGGCCGCATCCTTCACGGGTTCCCCACGCCGAGCGGACGGCTGGAGTTTTACTCGACGACGCTCGCGACCTGGGGATGGCGCGAGTACGCGCTGCCCACGTACATCAGGAGCCACGTCCATCCCGAGCACCTCGAACCCGGGCAGATGCCCCTCATCTCGACGTTCCGCCTGCCCGTGCAGATCCATACGCGCAGCGCGAACGCGAAGTGGCTCGACGAGATCGCGCACACGAATCCCCTGTGGATACACCCGGCCGACGCGGCCCGGCTGGCGCTCGGCACCGGCGACCTCGTGCGCGTCGAGACGGCCACCGGCTACTTCGTCGTCAAAGCGTGGGTCACTGAAGGCATCCGCCCGGGCGTGGTCGCCTGCAGCCATCACATGGGACGCTGGAAGGTGCACGATCACGGCCAGCGCCAGCACATGGCCACCGTCGCGCTCGATCGACAGGATCGCCGCTGGCGGATGACGCGTCGCGAGGGCGTGGGGCCGTATGCGTCGGCCGATCGCGATACGCAGCACATCTGGTGGAGCGACGTGGGGGTGCACCAGAACCTCACGTTCCCTGTGCACCCGGATCCCATTTCGGGCCAGCACTGCTGGCACCAGGCCGTACGCATCCGCAAGGCCGATTCAGGTGACGCCTACGGCGACGTCTTCGTCGACACGGGGCGGTCGCGTCGCGAGTACGAGTTGTGGCTCGCGCGCTCGCGCCCGGCGCTCGCGGTCTCACCCGACGGCACGCGGCGCCCGTACTGGCTGCTGCGACCGCTCAAGCCCGCGCGCGAGGCGTATCGGCTGCCGGGGTCGCCGGCCGGCGGGTAGCGAGCTGCATGGCCATCCTCGTGGCGGGCCTGCTGGCGGCTCTTGCGGCAGCCCTTCTCTATCAGTTGGTCGGCACACGACGCGATGCCGCGCGGCTGCCCCCGCCGGGGCGCCTCGTCGACGCAGGGCACGTCACGCTCCACGTGCGTGCTCTCGGCACCGGCATGCCGACGGTCGTCTTCATCTCCGGCATCGCCGCCTCCTGTCTGAACTGGTGGGCCCTCCAGCAGGCGATGGCCTCCCACACCCGCACGGTGTCGTACGATCGGCCGGGGCTCGGGTGGAGCCCGCTCGGGCCACGCGGCCTCACGGCGGCAGCGCACGCCCGTCACCTGCGCGAGGCGCTCTCGGCACTCGGCGCCCCACCACCCTACGTCCTCGTGACCCATTCCTTCGGGGCGTTCGTCGGGCAGCTCTTCACCGAACTGGAGCCGCACACGGTGAAGGGGCTCGTGCTGATCGACCCCATCACGTCGCGGGAGTGGATGGCGCCTGACCGGTCGCAGCGGTACACGCTTCGAGGCGGCGCCTTCGTCGCACGCGTGGGCGCGCTGCTCGCCGCGCTCGGCGTCGTGCGATTCGCGGTGCGGCGGTTTCGCCGCGGCTCGGAGGGCGTCGGGCGGGCGATCCTCGGCTCGTTCGGGGCGCAGGCCGTGCGGGCGGTGTCGCGCGTGATGGGAGAGGTCGGCAAGATGGCGCCCGAGACGTGGGACGCCATCCAGGCGCACTGGAGCCACCCCCGGGCGTTCGTCGCGATGGCCCGGCACTTCGTCGCCTTGCCGCGCAGCGCCACGGAAGTCCATCACGCCGCCGGGCAGCGGACGACGGCGTGGACGATGCCCGTCGTCGTGCTCTGCTCCGGCGATGCGAGTAAGGAGAAGGTCGCCGCCCAGCAGGATCTCGCGCGCCAATCGACCCGAGGGCGTCACGTGCGCGTGGCCGGCGCGGGACACTGGATCCACCTGGATCGACCCGACGTGGTCCGGAGCGCCATCCTCGAGGTGATGACGGCAGCGTAGGCGGCGCGTCCAGCCACGCGCCTCCGGTACCTTGAGGTGCTACTCTAGCGTCGTGACGAGTCACCAGAGCACGGCCGCGCTGCCGTTCGACGTCGCACACGACGTCCCGCTCGCGGAGTCGCTTCGCCGCTTCCGGTGGCGCGGCGGCGCCGAACCGGCCGTCGACGAGCTCGAGGCGAGCGCCGGCTCCGCGACGCTTCGAGTGCCCACCTTCACCAACGAGTTCTGGACGGCGAAGCAGCGTGCCGCGCACAGCCTCCACGAAGTGTCGTATCGCGCGTGCTTCAAGCCCCAGTTGCCGCGGTTCTTCATCGAGCGCCTGACGACGCCGGGCGAGATCGTCTACGACCCCTTCATGGGCCGCGGAACGACCCTCGTCGAGGCCGCCTTGCTCGGTCGCGTACCGTTCGGCTGCGACGTCAACCCGCTCAGTCGCGTGCTGACCGAGCCGCGTCTCGACCCGCCCTGCCTGGAGGACGTGGACGCGGCACTCGCCGCCGTCGACTTCGCAGCGCCAGCGGAAGCACCGGACGACCTGCTCGTGTTCTATCACCCCGAAACGCTGCGCGAGATCGCGGCGCTCCGCGCCCATCTCCTGGCACGCGAGCGAGCGGGGACGCTCACACCCGCAGATCGATGGGTCAGGATGGTGGCGGTCAACCGGCTCACGGGGCACTCGACCGGGTTCTTCTCGGTCTATACGTTTCCCCCGAACCAGGCGGTGTCGGCACGATCGCAGGCCCGCATCAACGCCCGAAGGAAGCAGATCCCCCCACGCCGCGACGTCGCCGCGATCATCAGGCGCAAGTCTCGAGCCCTGCTGAGCGACATCACGCCCGAGACGCGCACACGATTGGCCGCGCTGGCCGGGCGCACGCGCCTCGTCACCGGCCTCTCGTCGCTCACGCCAGAACTGGCGAGCGGTTCGGTGGCGCTCGTCGTGACCTCACCGCCGTTTCTCGATGTGGTCGACTACCAGACCGACAACTGGCTTCGTTGCTGGTTCTGCGGCATCGACGCGACGAGTGTTCCGATCACGAAGGCACGGCGCACCGACGACTGGCAGGCGTTCGTCGAACGGACGCTCGTCGAGCTGCGGCGCGTACTGCGCCCCGGCGGTCACGTGGCCTTCGAGGTCGGCGAGGTCAAGGGCGGCGCGGTCCGTCTCGAGGAACTCGTCGTGCCGGCCGGCCTCGCGGCGGGCCTCGAGCCCGTGCTCGTGCTGATCAACGCGCAGGCCTTCACGAAGACCGCCAACTGCTGGGGCGTCGACAACAACCGCAAGGGCACGAACACCAACCGCATCGTCGTGTTCCGGAAGGCCGGCTGATCGAGGGCGCTGGAACGTGTCGCTCCTTCAACAGAAGCCCGCGCTGCCGCTGGACGTCGCCGCCGACCTGGCGCGCTCGCGTTTCGGCATCGAAGGCGCGGCCTCGCCGCTGCCTGGCGAACGCGACCAGAACGTCAGGATCGACGCAGTCGACGGGCGGCGGTTCGTGCTCAAGATTGCCCATCCCGCAGACGACGCGTCCCTGCTCGAGGCGCAGCACGTTGCGATGGCGGCCGCGGCACCGCTCTCGCCCCGGCCGGTGCCCGGCATGTCGGGTCGCGCCGTCGAAGCGGTCGTGATCGATGGCCGCCGCTACCTCGTGCGCCTCCTCACGTGGATGGATGGCAGGCCCCTGGGCGAGCTCGCCCGCCGGACCCCGGCCCTGTTCGAGTCGCTCGGTCGGGCCGTGGCCGCGGTGGACCGGGCGCTGACCGGCATCGACCACCCGGCCCTGCACCGTGAGTTCCCGTGGGATCTCGAGACGGCTCCGCGCCTGCTCGCTGCGACGCCAGAAGGCCTCGACGCCGAACGACAGGCGTTCGTCTCGCACGCGCTGGCGCTTCACGCGGCGCACGTCGCCCCACGCGCAGCGGGCCTGCGGCGCCAGGCCATCCACAACGACGCGAACGACTACAACGTCCTGGTCGGCGGTGAAGACGACGCCCCTCACTCACGCGGCCAGACGGTCGTGGGGCTGCTCGACTTCGGCGACCTCATCTGGTCGGCTCGGGTTCATGACGTGGCGGTCGCCGCCGCTTACGCCCTGCTCGGGCAGGACGACCCGCTCGCGGCGGTGGCCGCGGTGGTTCGTGGGTACCACGAGACCCTGCCACTCGACGAGAACGAGATCGCGTCGCTCTTTCCGCTCGTCCTGCTGCGCCTCGCGCTGAGCGTCCACCACGCGGCCCGCCAGACGTCGGCACGGCCCGACGACCCGTACCTGTCGATCAGCCAGGCCCCGATCACAGCGGCCATGCCGGTGCTGACCGCCACGCATCCCCGCCTCGCGCACTACGTCCTGCGCGACGCCTGCGGGCTGCCCCCCGTGCCGCATGCGTCGCGCGTCATCGAGTGGCTGCGCGCGCACCAGGTCGACTTCGCGCCGGTGCTCGGGCGCGACCTTCGCGCGCCAGGCGCCGCGGTGCCGCTGGATCTGAGCGCGGGCAGCGTGCTTCTGCCGAGCGACCCGGCTACCCGGACGCCGCGGTTGCTGGCAGAGCGACTGGCTGACGCCATCAGGCGGACTCCCGGGGCGGCTGACGACGCCGTCGGCGTCGGCGGCTACGACGAGGCGCGCGTGCTCTACACCACCCCGGCTTTTCGCAGCACGCGCCCCTTCGCCGAGGGCCGTACCGTCCACCTTGGCGTCGACCTGACCGCGCCGGCGGGCACGCCCGTGCACGCGCCGATCGGCGGGGTCGTGCATGGGTTCGAGGACGCGACGGCGCCTCTCGACTACGGCCCCGTGATCGTCCTCAGGCACGATCAGCCCGGCGTGGCGTTCTACACGCTGTACGGGCATCTCGGTCGCGAATCGCTCGCACGCCTGCGGGTCGGCCAGACCGTTGCGGCGGGCGAGCGCCTGGGATCGATCGGCTCGTCCGAGGTGAACGGCGGCTGGTGGCCGCACCTGCACCTACAGGTCATCACGGACATGCTCGACGTGCCGTGCAACTTCAACGGCGCCGCCGTGCCGAGCCAGCGGGACGTCTGGAAGGGCCTCTGCCCCGACCCCAACCTGGTGCTGCAGGTTCCCGACGACCAGCTGCCCCGGAGACGCGCCACGAGGGATCTCCTGACCTCACGACGGGCTCACGTCGGTTCGAACGTCCGCTTGAGCTATCGTCGACCGCTGCGCATCGTGCGCGGATGGATGCAGTGGCTGTACGACGAGGACGGCCGGCCGTATCTCGACGTGTACAACAACGTCCCGCACGTCGGTCACGCGCACCCGGGAGTCGTGACAACGGTCTGCGAGCAGTTGGCGGTGCTCAACACCAACACGCGCTACCTGCAGGACGTGCACGCCGAGTACGTCGAAGCGCTGCTTGCCACCTTCCCGGCGCCGCTTTCGGTCTGCTACCTGACGACGTCGGGCAGCGAGGCCACCGAGCTCGCCCTGCGGCTGGCGCGCGCCGCGACGGAAGGTGTCGACTTGCTCGTTCTCGACGGGGCCTATCACGGCCACACCACGACGGCGATCGACATCAGTCCGTACAAGCACGACGGCCCTGGCGGCGCGGGCGCGCCGGCATGGGTTCACAAGGTGTCGCTTCCCGACCTGTACCGCGGCCCCTATCGCGCCTCCGATCCTGACGCCGGTCTGAAGTACGCCGCGGCCGTCGGGGCTCGCATCGACGACATCGGGAGCCGGCGGCGCCGCCTGTGCGGCTACCTCGCCGAGACGTGTCCGAGCGTGGGCGGTCAGTTCTTCTTGCCGGCGGGCTACCTGCGCGAGGTCTATCGACTGACGCGGGCGGCTGGCGGCGTCGCCATCGCCGACGAGGTGCAGACGGGCCTCGGCCGCATCGGCACGCACCTCTGGGCCTTCGAGGCGCACGGCGTCGTCCCCGACA is a genomic window containing:
- a CDS encoding aminotransferase class III-fold pyridoxal phosphate-dependent enzyme, producing MSLLQQKPALPLDVAADLARSRFGIEGAASPLPGERDQNVRIDAVDGRRFVLKIAHPADDASLLEAQHVAMAAAAPLSPRPVPGMSGRAVEAVVIDGRRYLVRLLTWMDGRPLGELARRTPALFESLGRAVAAVDRALTGIDHPALHREFPWDLETAPRLLAATPEGLDAERQAFVSHALALHAAHVAPRAAGLRRQAIHNDANDYNVLVGGEDDAPHSRGQTVVGLLDFGDLIWSARVHDVAVAAAYALLGQDDPLAAVAAVVRGYHETLPLDENEIASLFPLVLLRLALSVHHAARQTSARPDDPYLSISQAPITAAMPVLTATHPRLAHYVLRDACGLPPVPHASRVIEWLRAHQVDFAPVLGRDLRAPGAAVPLDLSAGSVLLPSDPATRTPRLLAERLADAIRRTPGAADDAVGVGGYDEARVLYTTPAFRSTRPFAEGRTVHLGVDLTAPAGTPVHAPIGGVVHGFEDATAPLDYGPVIVLRHDQPGVAFYTLYGHLGRESLARLRVGQTVAAGERLGSIGSSEVNGGWWPHLHLQVITDMLDVPCNFNGAAVPSQRDVWKGLCPDPNLVLQVPDDQLPRRRATRDLLTSRRAHVGSNVRLSYRRPLRIVRGWMQWLYDEDGRPYLDVYNNVPHVGHAHPGVVTTVCEQLAVLNTNTRYLQDVHAEYVEALLATFPAPLSVCYLTTSGSEATELALRLARAATEGVDLLVLDGAYHGHTTTAIDISPYKHDGPGGAGAPAWVHKVSLPDLYRGPYRASDPDAGLKYAAAVGARIDDIGSRRRRLCGYLAETCPSVGGQFFLPAGYLREVYRLTRAAGGVAIADEVQTGLGRIGTHLWAFEAHGVVPDIVVLGKPLGNGYPMGAVVTTREIADAFDNGMEFFSTFGGSSAACAAGLATLRTVLREGLMANAREVGGRLLDSLRALQGRHAVIGDVRGAGLFLGIELVVDRDTRQPAAEQADFVVNRLRELGILTGTDGPFHNVVKVRGPMCVTGEDADLLVTALDRACDELAH